A genome region from Balneolaceae bacterium includes the following:
- a CDS encoding Glu/Leu/Phe/Val dehydrogenase has translation MSDYKFFEQVNRAFDKAASHSRFEKGLLEQIKICNNVLHITFPLRRDDGTIEVIQGWRVEHSHHKLPTKGGIRFSKAVNEDETTALAALMTYKCAVVDVPFGGAKGGVRIDRSNYSEAEIERITRRYTFELIKKDFIGPGTDVPAPDYGTGEKEMGWIMDTYRQITNNINAEACVTGKPIPQSGIRGRTEATGRGVYFGIREACRNEEDMKQLGLDPGLEGKTFVIQGLGNVGYHAAKYLIEGGAKMVGVSEIEGSIYDENGIDLEKLMAFREETGSILGFGDTRKLNGNKAVLEAECDILVPAALENQINKENAPNVKAKILGEAANGPTTADAHEILSKKGVLIIPDNYLNAGGVTVSYFEWLKNLSHVRFGRMEKRFEETSYRNILGVIENISDRTFTEEELQGLAKGAGEYDLVDSGLQETMIVAYNEINLLRKKHDIDLRTAAFLSAIEKVGIIYEQMGIFP, from the coding sequence ATGTCTGACTACAAGTTTTTCGAGCAGGTCAACCGTGCATTTGACAAGGCTGCCAGTCATTCCCGGTTTGAAAAGGGCCTGCTGGAGCAGATCAAGATCTGCAACAACGTTTTGCATATCACCTTTCCCCTCCGCCGCGACGACGGCACCATCGAAGTGATCCAGGGCTGGCGCGTGGAGCACAGCCATCACAAGCTGCCCACCAAGGGCGGCATCCGCTTCAGCAAGGCTGTCAACGAGGACGAAACCACGGCCCTGGCCGCCCTGATGACCTACAAGTGCGCGGTGGTGGACGTCCCCTTCGGCGGAGCCAAGGGCGGGGTCCGTATTGACCGCTCGAACTACTCGGAGGCGGAGATCGAGCGCATCACCCGCCGCTACACCTTCGAGCTGATAAAAAAGGATTTCATCGGGCCGGGAACCGACGTGCCGGCGCCCGACTACGGCACCGGCGAAAAGGAGATGGGCTGGATCATGGACACCTATCGCCAGATCACCAACAACATCAATGCCGAGGCCTGTGTCACCGGCAAGCCCATTCCCCAGAGCGGCATCCGCGGGCGTACCGAGGCCACCGGGCGGGGCGTTTACTTCGGCATCAGGGAGGCATGCCGGAACGAGGAGGATATGAAACAGCTTGGCCTTGATCCCGGCCTGGAGGGCAAGACCTTCGTCATACAGGGATTGGGCAACGTGGGCTACCACGCCGCCAAGTACCTCATCGAGGGCGGCGCCAAAATGGTGGGCGTCTCGGAAATCGAGGGATCCATCTACGACGAAAACGGCATCGACCTGGAAAAGCTCATGGCCTTCCGTGAGGAGACGGGTTCCATCCTTGGCTTCGGGGACACCAGAAAGCTGAACGGCAACAAGGCGGTGCTGGAGGCCGAGTGCGATATCCTGGTCCCGGCCGCTCTCGAAAACCAGATCAACAAGGAGAACGCCCCCAATGTCAAGGCGAAGATCCTCGGGGAGGCTGCCAACGGACCGACCACGGCCGACGCCCACGAGATACTGTCCAAGAAGGGCGTACTGATTATCCCCGATAACTATCTGAACGCGGGAGGGGTCACCGTCTCCTATTTCGAATGGCTGAAAAACCTCTCCCACGTGCGTTTCGGGCGTATGGAGAAGCGCTTCGAGGAGACCAGCTACCGAAATATCCTGGGTGTGATCGAGAATATCTCCGACCGCACCTTTACCGAGGAGGAGCTCCAGGGCCTGGCCAAGGGAGCCGGCGAGTACGACCTGGTGGACTCAGGCCTGCAGGAAACCATGATCGTGGCCTACAACGAGATTAATTTACTGCGCAAGAAGCACGATATTGACCTGCGCACGGCGGCTTTCCTGAGCGCTATTGAGAAGGTGGGCATCATCTACGAGCAGATGGGTATTTTCCCCTGA
- a CDS encoding sodium/proline symporter: MDETQAVQLAVDQTAVYAFVGYLLLLVGIGLYSARFSSEGISEFFIGGRKMNRFVVALSAVVSGRSAWLLLGVTGMAYAQGANAVWAVVGYTTVELFLFLYYARRLRNFSESYDCITVPDFFAERFNDRNGYLRMALVAVFLIFMVGYVSAQFVAGGKAFASSFHISQTSGILITAAIILAYTVVGGFLAVSLTDMFQAIFMIFALVVLPMIAIADAGGLGTVLSQLTDMEGAAFVDPAAITLGGLAGFLGIGLGSPGNPHILSRYMSIDDPKQLRWTAVIGTVWNVVMGWGAIFIGLAGRVYFPEADLLPAADTENLYPVLAQQHLHPAVFGVVVASIFAAIMSTADSQLLVAASAVVRDIYDRIICKGRDISQQKLVRYSRLVVVGLVAVSLVFGLLAQELVFWLVLFAWAGLGATIGPTSILALYWRGTTRAGIFAGLLTGTVVTIVWYYTPVLKDNLYELIPAFFLSLLATWAVSKLTRKPERIDEVFVEMDK, from the coding sequence ATGGATGAAACCCAAGCCGTACAGCTGGCGGTGGACCAGACCGCCGTCTACGCCTTCGTAGGCTACCTGTTGCTCCTGGTGGGGATCGGCCTCTACTCCGCACGCTTTTCATCGGAGGGTATCAGCGAATTCTTTATCGGGGGCCGCAAAATGAACCGCTTTGTGGTGGCCCTCTCCGCGGTGGTATCCGGCCGGAGCGCCTGGCTGCTGCTCGGCGTGACCGGCATGGCCTACGCCCAGGGCGCCAACGCGGTTTGGGCGGTGGTGGGATACACCACGGTGGAGCTTTTCCTTTTTCTCTATTACGCCCGCCGTCTGCGCAACTTCAGCGAAAGCTACGACTGCATTACGGTACCTGATTTCTTTGCCGAACGCTTCAACGACCGCAACGGCTACCTGCGTATGGCCCTGGTGGCCGTCTTTCTCATATTTATGGTAGGTTATGTCTCCGCACAGTTCGTGGCCGGCGGCAAGGCCTTCGCCTCCAGCTTTCACATCAGCCAGACCAGCGGCATCCTGATCACGGCCGCCATCATCCTGGCCTATACCGTGGTCGGCGGCTTTCTGGCGGTGAGTCTCACCGACATGTTCCAGGCCATTTTCATGATATTCGCCCTGGTGGTACTGCCCATGATCGCCATCGCCGACGCAGGCGGTCTGGGCACCGTTCTTTCGCAGCTGACCGATATGGAGGGTGCCGCCTTTGTGGATCCGGCGGCCATTACTCTCGGGGGACTTGCCGGATTCCTGGGCATAGGCCTGGGATCGCCCGGGAACCCGCACATCCTCTCCCGCTACATGTCCATCGACGATCCCAAACAGCTCCGCTGGACGGCCGTGATCGGTACCGTCTGGAATGTGGTTATGGGCTGGGGCGCCATTTTCATCGGACTGGCCGGACGGGTGTACTTCCCCGAGGCGGACCTGCTGCCGGCGGCCGACACCGAAAATCTCTATCCCGTGCTCGCCCAGCAGCACCTCCATCCCGCTGTTTTCGGGGTGGTGGTAGCCTCCATTTTTGCCGCCATCATGTCCACCGCCGACTCCCAGCTTCTGGTGGCCGCCTCGGCGGTGGTACGGGACATCTATGACCGCATTATTTGCAAGGGACGTGATATTTCCCAGCAGAAACTGGTGCGCTACAGCCGCCTCGTGGTCGTTGGACTGGTGGCCGTTTCCCTGGTCTTTGGCCTTCTGGCGCAGGAGCTGGTCTTCTGGCTGGTACTCTTTGCATGGGCCGGACTGGGCGCCACCATCGGTCCCACTTCCATCCTGGCTCTCTACTGGCGCGGCACCACGCGGGCAGGTATCTTCGCCGGACTGCTGACCGGCACCGTGGTTACCATCGTCTGGTACTACACTCCGGTGCTCAAGGACAACCTCTACGAGCTTATTCCCGCTTTCTTCCTGAGTCTTCTGGCTACCTGGGCCGTCAGCAAGCTCACGCGCAAGCCCGAGCGCATCGACGAGGTTTTCGTGGAAATGGACAAATAA
- the glgB gene encoding 1,4-alpha-glucan branching protein GlgB, which yields MNHSERKAWRGGTFSGLHHRLGAHPMDGGHGVRYAVWAPHAVRVGVAGDFNGWEAGRNLLEKDPESGIWQGVAGEAAPGDRYKYAIWPDGGEGGKDDATDAFLKSDPLAFRTEPPPRTASVVPGLEDWAWDDGEWMRGRAGHAAEDAPVAIYEMHLGSWRPPGEGGQVTYREAGEALARYVSELGFTHVELLPLAEHPYGASWGYQVTGFFAPTARYGPPQGLKALVEACHRRGLGVIMDWVPGHFPKDEHGLRQFDGTPLYEHPDPRRSEHPDWGTLNFDLDKGPVRSFLLSCASWWCSEYHLDGLRVDAVASMLYLDYSRDKKEWLPNVYGGKKNLGAVAFLQDLHRMLREEHPDVITVAEESTSWPGVTRPPGEGGLGFDYKWNMGWMNDTLHYASLDSGERGEVSHGITFPATYAFKERYVLPFSHDEVVHMKGSLWERMPGGPAEKLRNLRLLYLYWMTCPGKKLLFMGSEWGQRSEWSEGHFLAWEEVRELPGHRALQEYLRRLLRFYLSSPALHAEPSGWEGFAWEDLTGREKGRFSFRRRDPRSGQNLHGFFNFGPDPWRLGSGDAKKYGAPLIFSREYDTELVSDDGSPRLPPCSGALWEG from the coding sequence CTGAACCATAGCGAACGCAAGGCCTGGCGCGGCGGCACCTTCTCCGGCCTCCACCATCGCCTCGGAGCCCATCCCATGGACGGCGGACACGGCGTGCGTTATGCCGTCTGGGCGCCGCACGCCGTCCGCGTGGGCGTGGCCGGCGATTTCAACGGCTGGGAAGCCGGCCGCAATTTACTTGAAAAGGACCCCGAAAGCGGCATATGGCAGGGTGTGGCGGGGGAGGCCGCCCCGGGCGACCGCTACAAGTACGCGATATGGCCGGACGGCGGTGAGGGCGGGAAGGACGACGCGACCGATGCCTTCCTGAAATCCGATCCCCTGGCCTTCCGTACCGAACCGCCTCCCCGCACGGCCTCGGTGGTACCCGGCCTGGAGGACTGGGCCTGGGATGACGGCGAATGGATGCGCGGTCGCGCGGGCCATGCCGCAGAGGATGCCCCGGTGGCCATTTACGAGATGCACCTGGGCTCCTGGCGTCCCCCTGGGGAGGGCGGGCAGGTTACCTACCGGGAAGCGGGGGAGGCGCTGGCCCGATACGTCTCCGAACTGGGCTTCACGCACGTGGAGCTCCTGCCGCTGGCCGAACATCCCTATGGGGCGAGCTGGGGTTACCAGGTGACCGGATTTTTTGCACCCACCGCGCGATACGGTCCCCCGCAGGGGCTCAAGGCACTGGTGGAGGCCTGCCACCGCCGCGGCTTGGGAGTGATTATGGATTGGGTGCCGGGTCACTTTCCCAAGGACGAACACGGGCTTCGGCAATTCGACGGGACTCCTCTTTACGAGCACCCCGATCCCCGGCGCAGCGAGCACCCCGACTGGGGCACCCTTAATTTCGACCTGGACAAGGGTCCGGTGCGAAGCTTTCTGCTCTCCTGCGCCTCCTGGTGGTGCTCGGAGTACCATCTGGACGGGTTGCGCGTGGATGCGGTGGCCTCCATGCTCTATCTGGATTACTCTCGAGATAAGAAGGAGTGGCTGCCCAATGTCTACGGGGGCAAGAAAAATCTGGGAGCGGTGGCCTTTCTGCAGGACCTGCACCGCATGCTCCGCGAGGAGCACCCGGACGTGATCACCGTAGCCGAGGAGTCCACCTCCTGGCCAGGGGTTACCCGGCCGCCCGGCGAGGGGGGGCTGGGTTTCGACTACAAGTGGAACATGGGGTGGATGAACGATACCCTACACTACGCCAGCCTCGATTCCGGAGAACGCGGAGAGGTCTCCCACGGCATTACCTTTCCGGCCACCTATGCCTTTAAGGAGCGCTATGTGCTGCCCTTTTCCCATGACGAGGTGGTGCATATGAAGGGCTCGCTTTGGGAAAGGATGCCCGGCGGACCCGCCGAGAAGTTGCGCAACCTGCGCCTGCTCTATCTATACTGGATGACCTGTCCGGGTAAAAAACTGCTCTTCATGGGATCTGAATGGGGACAGCGGAGCGAATGGTCGGAAGGGCATTTCCTCGCCTGGGAGGAAGTCCGGGAGCTGCCGGGTCACCGCGCGCTGCAGGAGTATCTGCGCCGGCTGCTGCGCTTCTACCTCTCTTCCCCCGCCCTTCATGCCGAGCCCTCGGGCTGGGAGGGATTTGCCTGGGAGGATCTCACCGGCAGGGAGAAGGGACGCTTCTCTTTTCGTCGCCGTGATCCGCGGAGCGGCCAGAACCTTCATGGTTTCTTCAACTTCGGCCCGGATCCATGGAGACTGGGATCAGGAGACGCGAAAAAATACGGCGCCCCGCTTATTTTCAGCCGGGAGTACGATACCGAACTTGTTTCGGACGACGGCTCCCCCCGGCTCCCCCCGTGCAGCGGGGCACTGTGGGAGGGCTGA
- a CDS encoding phosphosulfolactate synthase: protein MAFKLNHLPSRTEKPRDKGMTLVLDKGLSVRQVEDICEASSGYIDIVKLGWGTSYVTQNLEEKLSVYASVDIPVYFGGTLFEAYVLRDQLEDYMRLLDRFNLEHAEVSNGTIWLSDQRKLEIIRRMSKHFTILSEVGSKNPNDIIPPYKWVKMINQELEAGAWKIICEARESGTVGVFRPNGEVRSGLIDEIADQVSVDSLIFEAPKKEQQVWFIKKFGSNVNLGNILPEEVIPVETLRLGLRGDTLFDFYSLDDEDMNQFYLDRDKSGPSQQDQ, encoded by the coding sequence ATGGCCTTCAAGCTGAATCACCTCCCTTCCCGTACCGAAAAACCGAGGGATAAAGGGATGACCCTCGTGCTGGACAAGGGACTCAGCGTCCGGCAGGTAGAGGATATCTGCGAGGCGAGTTCGGGTTACATTGACATCGTCAAGCTGGGATGGGGTACCAGCTACGTCACCCAGAACCTGGAAGAAAAGCTTTCCGTTTATGCCAGCGTGGACATCCCGGTCTATTTCGGCGGCACCCTCTTTGAGGCCTATGTGCTGCGCGACCAGCTCGAGGACTATATGCGCCTGCTGGACCGATTTAATCTCGAGCACGCCGAGGTGTCCAACGGTACCATCTGGCTTTCCGACCAGCGCAAGCTGGAGATCATCCGCCGGATGAGCAAGCACTTCACGATCTTGTCCGAAGTGGGAAGCAAGAATCCCAACGACATCATCCCCCCCTACAAGTGGGTCAAGATGATCAATCAGGAGCTGGAAGCCGGCGCCTGGAAAATCATATGCGAGGCCCGCGAAAGCGGCACCGTGGGGGTTTTTCGCCCAAACGGCGAAGTGCGTTCCGGCCTGATCGACGAAATTGCCGATCAGGTCTCCGTCGACAGCCTCATCTTCGAGGCGCCCAAAAAGGAGCAGCAGGTCTGGTTTATCAAAAAGTTCGGCTCCAATGTGAACCTGGGCAATATCCTGCCGGAGGAAGTCATTCCGGTAGAGACGCTTCGCCTGGGACTTCGCGGGGACACCCTCTTCGACTTCTACTCCCTGGACGACGAGGACATGAACCAGTTTTACCTGGACCGCGACAAGTCGGGACCCTCCCAACAAGACCAATAG
- a CDS encoding glycogen/starch synthase, whose translation MKVLYAAAEISPFARMTNTADLLRFLPASLQDKGYEIRILLPKYGKINDRRNRLHEVIRLSGIEVEVGEDTANMLIKVASIPNAKLQVYFLDNEKYFGRKALFMDPESGEHYEDNDERMVFYNKGVLETVIKLGWEPDIIHCHDWPSGLIPLLVRENYKDVDLFKNSKIVYNIHHPENNGVFDRKILDLLNLGEDFDTGDLVEDGKVDIRTLGLKFSDHVVTGNQLSDQLDDLFENMGIKPTSIQGSPEDVSSKFAEYYEEIAGSDDEEE comes from the coding sequence ATGAAAGTTTTATACGCCGCCGCTGAAATTTCCCCATTTGCCCGAATGACCAACACCGCCGATCTGCTGCGGTTTCTGCCGGCCTCCCTGCAGGACAAGGGCTACGAGATTCGTATCCTGCTGCCCAAGTATGGCAAGATTAACGATCGCCGGAACCGCCTGCACGAAGTCATCCGCCTGTCGGGCATCGAGGTGGAGGTGGGCGAAGACACGGCCAATATGCTCATCAAGGTGGCCAGTATCCCCAACGCAAAGCTGCAGGTCTACTTTCTGGATAACGAAAAGTACTTCGGGAGGAAGGCGCTCTTCATGGACCCGGAGAGCGGCGAGCATTACGAAGACAACGATGAGCGGATGGTCTTCTACAATAAAGGCGTGCTTGAGACTGTTATCAAGCTTGGCTGGGAGCCGGATATCATCCACTGCCACGACTGGCCGTCTGGATTGATCCCTCTCCTCGTCAGGGAGAACTACAAGGATGTCGATCTGTTTAAAAATTCGAAGATCGTGTACAACATCCACCATCCCGAAAACAACGGGGTGTTCGACCGGAAGATTCTCGATCTGTTGAACCTGGGCGAAGACTTCGACACCGGCGATCTGGTGGAGGATGGCAAGGTTGATATACGGACGCTCGGATTGAAGTTCAGTGATCACGTGGTCACGGGTAACCAGCTGAGCGATCAGCTGGACGATCTATTCGAGAATATGGGTATCAAACCCACCAGCATCCAGGGATCTCCCGAAGACGTTTCCTCGAAGTTTGCCGAATACTATGAAGAGATTGCAGGCAGTGACGACGAAGAGGAATAA
- a CDS encoding type IX secretion system membrane protein PorP/SprF, whose product MLREAYIPILIFAFLIMVQPAMAQNDSEGSSGSVYSKIGLGAPVDPANSSAYGMGLFGVSYIEPQVPSLGNPAHWGLTQYGIASGGFELRTTHASDGNDQTSNTRLSATDFQLQVPLWQGTWGASLSFYPSTQSMYRMVRDGQRVIGTGASADTVGYTTDSSGSGGINNIELGFGWSPNQNLAVGYAAKLVVASIDNQFLTTFDDEGYQTVDFTLQTSGTAISHRFGLYLQFPGLLGDDDLLSLGATADLPATINATRNEEDNELQEGSFLRGSSAVGEAEISTPLSLSGGITYRVNLLTSFTVEGMYQNWGDATYAYNAGDEAMYSNRVKVGAGLRYHPFANGTTNVLSIFKYRLGVSYDTGHLSINGKDITTLKFSGGIGIPSSRTGSTIDLGMYYGFRGSQSQNLVKENVWGLRLTLNLAELMFTRSRLQ is encoded by the coding sequence ATGTTACGCGAGGCGTACATACCCATTCTCATTTTCGCCTTTCTGATCATGGTCCAGCCGGCAATGGCCCAGAACGATTCAGAGGGCAGCAGTGGATCGGTCTATTCCAAAATTGGGCTGGGAGCGCCGGTGGATCCCGCCAACTCCAGTGCCTACGGTATGGGTCTCTTCGGCGTCTCCTATATAGAACCCCAGGTTCCCAGCCTGGGCAACCCCGCGCACTGGGGACTTACACAGTACGGTATTGCCAGCGGTGGTTTTGAGCTCCGCACAACCCACGCCTCAGATGGAAACGACCAGACCAGCAACACCCGGCTTTCGGCCACCGACTTCCAGCTTCAGGTCCCGCTGTGGCAGGGCACCTGGGGCGCCTCGCTCTCATTTTACCCGTCCACGCAATCCATGTACCGCATGGTGCGCGACGGCCAACGGGTAATCGGGACCGGTGCGTCGGCCGATACCGTGGGATACACCACCGATAGCAGCGGTAGCGGGGGAATTAACAACATCGAACTTGGTTTTGGATGGAGTCCCAATCAGAACCTGGCCGTCGGCTATGCCGCCAAGCTGGTTGTTGCCTCTATTGACAACCAATTCCTGACTACGTTTGATGATGAGGGCTATCAAACGGTGGACTTCACCCTGCAGACCAGCGGCACGGCCATCAGTCACCGTTTCGGCCTCTACCTGCAGTTCCCCGGTCTCCTTGGTGATGACGATCTGCTTTCGCTGGGCGCAACCGCTGACCTGCCCGCTACTATCAACGCCACGCGCAACGAGGAGGACAACGAACTTCAGGAAGGCTCTTTTCTCCGCGGATCCAGCGCCGTAGGCGAGGCGGAAATCTCGACGCCCTTGAGTCTTTCCGGTGGAATTACCTATCGTGTCAACCTCCTGACTTCTTTTACCGTTGAGGGAATGTACCAGAATTGGGGTGATGCCACCTACGCTTATAATGCAGGCGACGAAGCTATGTATTCCAACCGCGTGAAAGTAGGGGCAGGCCTGCGATATCATCCCTTCGCCAACGGCACAACGAACGTTCTGTCAATTTTTAAATACAGGCTGGGGGTTTCCTACGACACCGGTCATCTGTCCATCAATGGGAAGGACATCACCACCCTCAAGTTTTCCGGCGGCATCGGCATCCCCTCCTCCCGTACGGGCTCGACCATCGATCTGGGGATGTACTACGGTTTCCGGGGTTCCCAATCTCAAAATCTTGTTAAAGAAAATGTCTGGGGCTTGCGTCTTACGCTTAATTTGGCTGAATTGATGTTCACCCGCAGCCGATTGCAGTAA
- the rho gene encoding transcription termination factor Rho yields the protein MGRSKKKGRNRGKKNKNVFVPRFNENQNVRVAGRYRGVVEINEKNYGFARKIDHEFSYEPSDPFLKPDEVEHYDLRPGLVIEGEYEEDGHGHRHIHSIEKINDRDPIDWTHTTRFELQTPIMPVEHIKLGHEADDIEMRVMDLVAPVGKGQRGIIVAPPRTGKTVLLKKIADSITKNYDDIHTGVLLVDERPEEVTDFLRTTDAEVFASSNDKPNESHIRVTELALGYVKRKAEMGEDAVLLIDSLTRLGRAYNTAQENSGRTLSGGLDIRALEIPKKIFGSARKIEGGGSLTIIATCLIETNSRMDDLIFEEFKGTGNMELVLDRDLANDRIFPAINIASSGTRNEDKFIEDSLEERNMVRRYLLKKSPQESMQSLLKVLRNTDSNQELLNQIAAMV from the coding sequence ATGGGACGTTCCAAAAAGAAGGGCCGCAATCGCGGCAAGAAAAACAAAAACGTATTTGTACCGCGTTTTAACGAGAACCAGAACGTGCGCGTGGCCGGCCGCTACCGGGGCGTGGTGGAGATCAACGAGAAGAATTACGGTTTTGCCCGCAAGATCGACCACGAATTCAGCTACGAGCCGAGCGACCCCTTCCTGAAGCCCGATGAGGTGGAACACTACGACCTGCGCCCCGGACTGGTGATCGAAGGCGAGTACGAGGAGGACGGCCACGGCCACCGGCACATTCACTCCATCGAGAAGATCAACGACCGCGATCCCATCGACTGGACCCACACCACCCGTTTTGAGCTGCAGACGCCCATTATGCCGGTGGAACACATCAAGCTGGGCCACGAAGCCGACGACATTGAGATGCGGGTGATGGACCTGGTGGCGCCCGTGGGCAAGGGGCAGCGCGGCATCATTGTAGCCCCGCCGCGCACCGGCAAGACGGTGCTGCTCAAGAAGATCGCCGACTCCATCACCAAAAACTACGACGACATCCACACCGGCGTGCTGCTGGTGGACGAGCGCCCCGAGGAGGTCACCGATTTCCTGCGCACCACGGACGCCGAGGTATTCGCCTCCTCCAACGACAAACCCAATGAAAGCCACATCCGTGTCACCGAACTGGCCCTGGGCTACGTGAAGCGCAAGGCGGAGATGGGCGAGGATGCCGTGCTGCTCATCGATTCCCTCACGCGACTGGGACGCGCCTACAATACCGCCCAGGAGAACAGCGGGCGGACGCTGAGCGGGGGACTGGACATACGGGCGCTGGAGATACCCAAGAAAATTTTCGGTTCGGCCCGCAAAATCGAGGGCGGCGGCTCGCTTACCATCATCGCCACCTGCCTCATCGAGACCAACTCGCGCATGGACGACCTCATCTTCGAGGAGTTCAAGGGCACCGGCAACATGGAGCTGGTGCTGGACCGCGACCTGGCCAACGACCGCATCTTTCCGGCCATCAACATCGCCTCCTCGGGTACGCGCAACGAGGACAAATTCATCGAGGACTCCCTGGAGGAGCGCAACATGGTGCGACGCTACCTGCTCAAGAAATCACCCCAGGAATCCATGCAGAGCCTGTTGAAGGTGCTGCGCAATACCGACAGCAACCAGGAGCTGCTCAACCAGATTGCGGCCATGGTCTAG
- a CDS encoding rhodanese-like domain-containing protein, with the protein MEEITVQEFKQKIDAGGKVFLLDVREPFEQYQSKIDYENSELIPLGQLSEKLGELESRREEEIVCMCRSGGRSEKACKLLEEHGFEKVKNLKGGINRWAREIDTSLPVY; encoded by the coding sequence ATGGAAGAGATCACCGTTCAGGAGTTCAAGCAGAAAATCGACGCCGGCGGGAAGGTCTTCCTGCTCGACGTGCGCGAACCCTTCGAGCAGTACCAGTCGAAGATCGACTACGAAAACTCCGAGCTCATTCCGCTCGGACAGCTCTCCGAGAAGCTGGGCGAGCTGGAATCCCGCCGCGAGGAGGAGATCGTCTGCATGTGCCGCAGCGGTGGTCGAAGCGAAAAAGCCTGCAAGCTGCTCGAAGAGCACGGCTTCGAGAAGGTGAAAAACCTGAAGGGAGGCATCAACCGCTGGGCCAGGGAAATCGACACCAGCCTGCCCGTCTATTAA
- the lptB gene encoding LPS export ABC transporter ATP-binding protein, which yields MSSANSITQRESGAEAHAASRTLYSKGLTKSYRKREVVSDVSIDVTQGEIVGLLGPNGAGKTTTFYMFVGLIQPGSGHIFLDGEDITRMPMYRRARRGIGYLAQEASVFRNLTVRENLETVLQFHDLPSAQIRERTDALIEEFGLERVAGSKGYNLSGGERRRTEIARALVTDPKFILLDEPFAGVDPIAVEDIQEIVAQLRHRNIGIFITDHNVHETLAITDRAYLMFEGKILMEGSADRLAEDEEARRLYLGRQFRLDRYGQQE from the coding sequence GTGAGTTCCGCCAACTCCATCACGCAGCGCGAATCGGGCGCCGAAGCCCATGCGGCCTCCCGCACCCTCTACAGCAAGGGACTCACCAAGAGCTACCGCAAGCGGGAGGTGGTCTCCGATGTTTCCATCGACGTGACCCAGGGGGAGATCGTGGGCCTGCTGGGTCCCAATGGGGCGGGCAAGACCACCACCTTTTATATGTTTGTGGGACTCATTCAGCCCGGGAGCGGGCACATCTTCCTGGACGGAGAGGATATTACCCGCATGCCCATGTACCGGCGAGCGAGGCGCGGTATAGGCTACCTGGCCCAGGAGGCCAGCGTCTTTCGCAATCTGACGGTGCGCGAAAACCTGGAGACCGTGCTGCAATTCCACGACCTGCCCTCCGCGCAGATCCGCGAGCGCACCGACGCCCTCATCGAGGAGTTCGGACTGGAGCGCGTGGCCGGCAGCAAGGGGTACAACCTCTCGGGGGGCGAGCGCAGGCGCACGGAGATCGCCCGCGCCCTGGTCACCGATCCCAAGTTTATTTTATTGGACGAGCCCTTTGCGGGGGTGGATCCCATCGCAGTGGAGGACATCCAGGAGATCGTCGCCCAGCTCCGGCACCGCAACATCGGCATTTTCATTACGGACCATAACGTCCACGAAACCCTGGCCATCACCGACCGCGCCTACCTGATGTTTGAGGGCAAGATCCTCATGGAGGGCTCGGCCGACCGGCTGGCTGAGGACGAGGAGGCGCGCCGCCTCTACCTGGGGCGCCAGTTCCGGCTGGACCGCTACGGCCAGCAGGAGTGA
- the purQ gene encoding phosphoribosylformylglycinamidine synthase subunit PurQ produces MSNTFGVIVFPGSNCDHDAYHALEHVMEARARFLWHKDTDLSGIDLLLIPGGFSYGDYLRSGSIASQSPIMRSVVDFADRGHPVLGICNGFQILLEAGLLPGAMLHNKNLRYVCKQTHIRCDSTDTLFTRGLEPGEVLQIPVAHGEGNYFTDEDTLKKLRDNEQVIFRYCDPAGQLTPEANFNGSVDHIAGICNRRRNVLGMMPHPERAVEGSLGSEDGRRIFESMLNELALAT; encoded by the coding sequence GTGTCTAACACCTTCGGAGTTATCGTATTCCCCGGTTCCAACTGCGACCACGACGCCTACCACGCCCTGGAGCATGTAATGGAGGCCCGTGCGCGCTTCCTGTGGCACAAGGATACCGACCTGTCGGGCATCGACCTGCTGCTCATTCCGGGCGGATTCTCCTACGGCGACTACCTGCGCTCGGGCTCCATCGCCAGCCAGTCGCCCATCATGCGGTCGGTAGTGGACTTCGCCGACCGGGGACATCCCGTGCTGGGCATCTGCAACGGATTCCAGATCCTGCTGGAGGCAGGACTGCTGCCTGGCGCCATGCTGCATAACAAGAACCTGCGCTATGTCTGCAAGCAGACCCACATCCGCTGCGACTCCACCGACACCCTGTTCACCCGCGGACTGGAACCCGGCGAAGTGCTGCAGATCCCGGTGGCCCACGGGGAGGGCAACTACTTCACGGACGAGGATACCCTCAAGAAGCTGCGTGACAACGAGCAGGTGATCTTCCGCTACTGCGACCCGGCGGGACAGCTGACACCCGAAGCCAATTTCAACGGGTCGGTGGACCACATTGCGGGCATCTGCAACCGCCGGCGCAACGTACTGGGCATGATGCCCCACCCCGAACGCGCCGTGGAGGGCAGCTTGGGTTCCGAGGACGGCCGCAGGATCTTCGAAAGCATGCTTAACGAATTGGCCCTCGCCACGTGA